One region of Aurantimonas sp. HBX-1 genomic DNA includes:
- a CDS encoding TAXI family TRAP transporter solute-binding subunit, translating to MQLFNRLAGTAMVAALAFAPVGASAQQFINVLTGGTSGVYYPLGVALAKIYGENIEGVKTQVQSTKASVENINLIAQGRGEIGFALGDSVKAAVEGDTEAGFQAPVENLRSIAAIYPNYVQIVASRESGVTDLAGLKGKGLSVGAPASGTELNARAIFKAAGMSYDDLGKTEYLPFAESVELIKNRQLDATLQSAGLGVASIRDLASSVPINVVAVPAEIAEKLGAPFQATEIPAGTYDGQDTAVPTLAITNILVTSSEVDEELVYQMTKQLFEHLPDMVAAHNAATAIDPATAAKNLPAPLHPGAERYYKEAGLL from the coding sequence ATGCAGCTTTTCAACCGGCTTGCCGGAACCGCCATGGTGGCGGCACTCGCCTTCGCGCCTGTCGGCGCCTCGGCCCAGCAGTTCATCAACGTCCTGACCGGCGGCACGTCCGGCGTCTACTATCCGCTCGGCGTCGCGCTGGCGAAGATCTACGGCGAGAACATCGAGGGCGTGAAGACCCAGGTGCAGTCCACCAAGGCCTCGGTCGAGAACATCAACCTCATCGCCCAGGGACGCGGCGAGATCGGTTTCGCGCTGGGCGATTCCGTGAAGGCGGCGGTCGAGGGCGACACCGAGGCCGGTTTCCAGGCGCCGGTGGAGAACCTGCGCTCGATCGCAGCGATCTATCCGAACTACGTGCAGATCGTCGCTTCACGTGAATCCGGCGTGACCGATCTCGCGGGACTGAAGGGCAAGGGCCTGTCGGTCGGCGCGCCGGCGTCGGGCACCGAGCTCAACGCGCGGGCGATCTTCAAGGCGGCGGGCATGAGCTACGACGACCTCGGCAAGACCGAATACCTGCCCTTCGCCGAATCGGTGGAGCTGATCAAGAACCGCCAGCTCGACGCGACACTGCAGTCGGCGGGCCTCGGCGTCGCCTCGATCCGCGACCTCGCCTCGTCGGTTCCGATCAACGTCGTCGCGGTTCCGGCCGAGATCGCCGAAAAGCTCGGCGCGCCCTTCCAGGCGACCGAGATCCCGGCCGGCACCTATGACGGCCAGGACACGGCCGTGCCGACGCTGGCGATCACCAACATTCTCGTCACCTCGAGCGAGGTGGACGAGGAACTCGTCTACCAGATGACCAAGCAGCTCTTCGAGCACCTGCCGGACATGGTTGCCGCGCACAACGCGGCAACGGCGATCGACCCGGCGACGGCAGCCAAGAACCTGCCGGCGCCGCTGCATCCGGGCGCCGAGCGCTACTACAAGGAAGCCGGCCTGCTCTAG